From the Acidobacteriota bacterium genome, one window contains:
- a CDS encoding oligosaccharide flippase family protein has product MSNFSIRYHLYRFCPAALKPFWDRIESSAIGSRLARGAFWSLMGGVVSRGLMLLASILIARILGREIYGEYGMIRSTAQMFLVFAGFGLGMTATKHVAQFRTVDPQRAGRIMALSGLFAFVSGLLIALLLIAVAPWVAAKTINAPHLAGELRIGAVILLLSAMNGAQTGALAGFEAFKTIAIVNFKVALLSFPFLVAGAYFYGLRGAIWALGLNMAINWLFNHLALRRTAAQNRILFTLKNCFQEWPILWKFSFPAALSGIMVSPVLWACNAMLVNHPGGYAQMGLFDAANQWRAAILFLPGMVGTIALPMLSDFDSRKDQHGYMKALKYNALLNGTAAMIIAVPIAILSRWIMQLYGPGFREGSLTLCILSLTTVLISLNSIVGQAITSKGKMWIGFSFNLFWAIVLLISAALTTRQGYGANGLAVSMLFSYLCHSIWQALYMNTLVGYPCQNANQQKR; this is encoded by the coding sequence ATGTCTAATTTCAGCATACGCTACCACTTATACAGATTCTGCCCCGCTGCCCTAAAACCTTTTTGGGACAGGATCGAATCCTCAGCCATCGGCAGCCGCCTGGCAAGAGGGGCTTTTTGGTCGCTGATGGGCGGAGTAGTATCCCGGGGCCTCATGCTTCTGGCCTCAATTCTTATTGCGCGGATATTGGGACGGGAAATTTACGGCGAATATGGAATGATCCGTTCCACGGCACAGATGTTTCTGGTTTTCGCGGGCTTCGGGCTCGGCATGACCGCAACCAAACACGTAGCCCAATTCCGGACCGTGGATCCCCAGCGAGCCGGACGTATAATGGCACTCTCCGGCCTCTTTGCTTTTGTAAGTGGATTGCTGATTGCCCTGCTGCTTATCGCAGTGGCCCCATGGGTGGCCGCGAAAACGATAAACGCCCCTCACCTTGCCGGTGAGTTGAGAATCGGAGCGGTCATTCTGCTGCTCAGCGCAATGAATGGGGCCCAAACCGGCGCATTAGCCGGGTTCGAGGCCTTCAAGACCATAGCCATTGTAAATTTCAAGGTCGCGTTGCTCTCCTTTCCATTCCTCGTGGCCGGCGCCTATTTCTACGGCTTGCGCGGAGCCATCTGGGCGCTGGGCCTGAATATGGCAATCAACTGGCTCTTCAACCACCTGGCCTTACGCAGAACCGCCGCACAGAACCGCATTCTCTTTACCCTGAAGAATTGCTTTCAGGAATGGCCCATACTCTGGAAATTCAGCTTTCCCGCCGCCCTATCAGGAATTATGGTCAGCCCTGTCCTATGGGCCTGTAATGCCATGCTGGTTAATCACCCCGGCGGCTACGCACAGATGGGCCTATTTGATGCGGCCAATCAATGGCGCGCTGCCATTCTCTTTTTGCCAGGGATGGTCGGAACCATCGCCCTGCCCATGCTCTCAGATTTTGATTCCCGAAAGGACCAACATGGTTATATGAAGGCATTAAAGTATAACGCCCTACTCAATGGCACGGCTGCAATGATCATAGCGGTTCCAATCGCCATTCTTTCCAGATGGATTATGCAGCTCTACGGACCTGGCTTCAGGGAAGGATCCTTAACGCTATGCATTCTCAGTCTGACCACAGTCCTTATTTCATTAAATTCCATTGTTGGCCAGGCAATCACCAGCAAAGGCAAAATGTGGATTGGCTTTTCCTTTAATCTTTTTTGGGCAATAGTTCTGCTAATCTCAGCTGCCTTAACAACGAGACAAGGGTACGGAGCTAACGGCTTGGCAGTTTCTATGCTTTTCTCCTATCTTTGTCATAGCATCTGGCAAGCCCTATATATGAATACGCTGGTCGGCTACCCGTGCCAAAACGCTAATCAACAAAAGAGATAA
- a CDS encoding IS5 family transposase — MRGTDEKQDWMFSYISAEKRVPKDHPLRAIRTMVDAILMEMSPAFETLYSKAGRPSIAPEKLLRALLLQVLYTVRSERLLMEQLDYNLLFRWFVGLSMDDKVWDATVFSKNRERLLDGDIARIFFEQVLSLARSQHILSNEHFTVDGTLIEAWAGHKSFKKKGSKSSDSSDDPGNPTVDFRGEKRSNETHESTTDPDAKLYKKAAGQESKLCYLGHLLMENRNGLAVNACITKASGRAERQAAIDMLEELPGKARVTLAADKGYDTNEFVEKTRSLNVTPHVAQNNTNRASAIDNRTTRHSGYAVSQRKRKRVEEIFGWLKTVGFLRKTRHRGVDRVGWMFTFGVAAYNLIRMRNMMEAPA; from the coding sequence ATGCGCGGAACGGATGAAAAGCAAGATTGGATGTTCAGTTACATTTCGGCGGAAAAGCGTGTTCCCAAGGACCATCCCTTGAGAGCTATCCGCACCATGGTGGATGCCATTCTTATGGAGATGTCTCCTGCCTTCGAAACGCTGTATTCCAAAGCCGGGCGTCCCTCGATCGCTCCCGAGAAACTCCTGCGCGCTCTTCTCCTTCAAGTGCTCTACACCGTACGCAGTGAGCGACTTCTCATGGAACAACTCGATTATAACCTGTTGTTTCGCTGGTTTGTTGGATTGAGCATGGATGACAAGGTTTGGGATGCCACGGTTTTCAGCAAGAATCGCGAGCGACTGCTTGATGGTGACATTGCCCGAATCTTTTTCGAACAAGTCCTCAGCCTGGCGCGATCCCAGCACATCCTTTCGAATGAGCACTTCACGGTTGACGGCACACTCATCGAGGCCTGGGCGGGACACAAGAGTTTCAAGAAGAAGGGAAGCAAATCGAGCGATTCCTCCGATGACCCAGGAAACCCGACCGTGGATTTCAGAGGAGAGAAGCGATCGAATGAAACCCATGAATCGACCACCGATCCTGACGCCAAGCTGTACAAGAAAGCCGCTGGCCAGGAATCGAAGCTGTGCTATCTCGGCCACTTGCTTATGGAAAACCGCAACGGTCTGGCCGTTAATGCCTGCATCACCAAAGCATCGGGCAGAGCTGAGCGACAGGCCGCGATTGATATGCTTGAAGAATTGCCGGGAAAAGCGCGCGTTACTTTGGCTGCAGACAAAGGCTATGACACCAATGAATTTGTAGAGAAGACGCGAAGCCTGAACGTGACGCCTCATGTGGCGCAAAACAACACGAACAGAGCGAGTGCGATCGACAACCGCACAACCCGTCATTCCGGATATGCGGTCAGCCAGAGAAAGAGAAAGCGGGTCGAAGAAATTTTCGGCTGGCTGAAGACTGTTGGCTTTCTCCGGAAGACAAGGCATCGAGGAGTAGATCGCGTTGGCTGGATGTTTACCTTCGGAGTCGCGGCTTATAATCTGATCCGAATGCGAAACATGATGGAGGCTCCCGCATGA
- a CDS encoding IS110 family transposase, with amino-acid sequence AKISAVTIMAEVGEVSRFKTARQLMGYSGVVSRECSSGERTRRGGITKTGNAHLRRIIVEAAWSYRHRPSIGTALKTRQKTASAEVKEIAWKAQNRLHRRYMRLTAKGKTKQKVVTAVARELLGFIWAIGVTVEQGYGSTASKRAA; translated from the coding sequence GCCAAGATATCCGCGGTAACGATCATGGCTGAAGTGGGAGAGGTTTCCCGATTCAAGACGGCAAGGCAGCTTATGGGATACAGCGGGGTGGTTTCCCGCGAATGTTCCAGCGGAGAGCGCACACGTCGGGGAGGAATCACCAAAACCGGCAATGCGCATCTGAGGCGCATCATTGTTGAGGCCGCCTGGTCCTACCGCCATCGTCCGAGTATTGGTACCGCGCTTAAGACGCGCCAGAAAACGGCCAGCGCGGAGGTGAAAGAAATTGCCTGGAAGGCCCAAAATCGATTGCATCGGCGTTACATGAGGCTTACGGCCAAAGGCAAGACAAAGCAAAAAGTGGTAACTGCCGTGGCCCGGGAGCTTCTTGGGTTTATCTGGGCTATTGGGGTTACGGTAGAACAAGGATATGGCTCAACTGCCAGCAAGCGGGCGGCATAA